In the genome of Cuculus canorus isolate bCucCan1 chromosome 28, bCucCan1.pri, whole genome shotgun sequence, one region contains:
- the CRABP2 gene encoding cellular retinoic acid-binding protein 2: MPNFSGNWKMKSSENFEELLKALGVNVMLRKIAVAAASKPAVEIKQDGESFYIKTSTTVRTTEITFRLGEEFEEQTVDGRPCKSLAKWESENKMVCEQRLLKGEGPKTGWSREMTNDGELILTMTADDVVCTRVYVRE, translated from the exons ATGCCCAACTTCTCCGGCAATTGGAAGATGAAGAGCTCGGAAAACTTCGAGGAGCTGCTTAAAGCTCTGG gTGTGAACGTGATGCTGCGCAAGATCGCGGTGGCGGCGGCCTCCAAGCCGGCCGTGGAGATCAAGCAGGACGGCGAGAGCTTCTACATCAAGACCTCGACCACGGTGCGCACCACCGAGATCACCTTCCGCCTGGGTGAGGAGTTCGAGGAGCAGACGGTGGACGGGCGGCCCTGCAAG AGTTTGGCCAAATGGGAGAGTGAGAATAAGATGGTTTGTGAGCAGCGGCTGCTGAAGGGTGAGGGGCCCAAGACGGGATGGTCCAGGGAGATGACCAACGATGGGGAGCTCATCCTG ACGATGACAGCCGACGACGTGGTCTGTACCAGAGTCTACGTCCGGGAGTGA
- the ISG20L2 gene encoding interferon-stimulated 20 kDa exonuclease-like 2: MTDLILNVDFVASEPPKKKESGNQKHRSFVQRRRVLERRGVLRQKQLPPPGSASKPGPKRQQGGKTPKKAKPPQPAPCPKSNSPSSLSAAKTASTATQPPSKPKPVAKAKLQAPRIPIQPSKLVAIDCEMVGTGPGGRTSDLARCSIVGYHGDILYDRYIRPAAPIVDYRTRWSGIRRHHMVNAVPFSKAQREILRILSGKIVVGHAISNDFKALKYFHPKALTRDTSRMPLLNRRGGFPENISVSLKRLTKELLHRDIQVGTSGHSSVEDARATMELYKVVEAEWEQHLLLNPEQE, from the exons ATGACCGATTTGATCCTCAACGTGGACTTTGTTgcctctgagccccccaaaaagaaggaaagtggGAACCAAAAGCACCGGAGCTTCGTGCAGCGGCGACGGGTGCTGGAGCGGCGTGGGGTGCTGAGGCAGAAACAGCTTCCGCCGCCCGGCAGCGCCTCAAAACCGGGCCCCAAGCGCCAGCAGGGCGGCAAGACCCCCAAGAAGGCAAAACCCCCCCAACCTGCGCCATGCCCCAAATCCAACAGCCCTTCGTCTCTCAGCGCGGCCAAAACTGCCTCCACCGCGACACAGCCTCCTAGCAAGCCCAAACCGGTGGCCAAGGCGAAGCTGCAAGCTCCCAGAATCCCCATCCAGCCCAGCAAACTGGTGGCCATTGACTGCGAGATGGTGGGAACTGGTCCTGGTGGCCGCACCAGTGACCTGGCTCGCTGCAGCATTGTGGGCTACCACGGTGACATCCTCTACGACCGCTACATCCGTCCCGCTGCGCCCATCGTCGACTACCGAACCCGCTGGAGCGGCATCCGACGGCACCACATGGTGAACGCTGTCCCCTTTAGCAAAGCCCAGCGAGAG ATCCTGCGCATCCTCTCTGGGAAGATCGTTGTCGGCCACGCCATCTCCAACGACTTCAAGGCCCTCAAGTACTTCCACCCGAAGGCGCTGACGCGGGACACCTCCAGGATGCCACTGCTCAACCGCAGGGGCGGCTTTCCCGAGAACATCAGCGTCTCCCTGAAGCGCCTCACCAAGGAACTGCTGCACAGGGACATCCAG GTCGGGACGAGCGGCCACTCCTCGGTGGAGGACGCCCGAGCTACCATGGAGCTCTACAAAGTGGTGGAAGCTGAGTGGGAGCAACACCTGCTGCTTAACCCCGAGCAGGAGTGA
- the METTL25B gene encoding methyltransferase-like protein 25B: MVREVQRTPAGDEVPAPAMAVLSPERRRASDIVRLLALYRPLLDAYIIDFFAEGLWGCLPPLWQPPLAAATPQQLAKLLGGSGGLGGGPGGPWPLSLLAFAAATRALAFPRRPPGPPTHLPPLLRRHLKPKKQHEVQRLAKLLWLLARATSCHRVVDVGAGQGHLSRFLAFGLGLSVTALEGDARLAGLAATFDLRLQRELSKGGAPRGGAPRAGGSQSPGSKRRSPRAPRHVVGRLDPISPGAEFLLPPEPPDPSAVAPNPFWGPGGARGGQRVLVVGLHACGDLSPALLRHFARSPAVAAVASVACCHMKLSTSHHQPTGQPLGYPLSSWVATLPGHQLSYRAREAACHALEEYEERLGKESDRLRVHCYRAVLESLIRAAKPGLKHPAVQTVKKAHALTFAQYARLGLPRVGLDPDTVPLESEEVRAMLEQQHKVVAFFTLTQLLAPLVETLILLDRLLFLREQGFHSALIPLFDPRFSPRNLALVAARTPLDTVLSGLKDNNEEPGRTKAPGDGQNLPPQ, from the exons ATGGTCCGCGAGGTGCAACG gacaCCCGCTGGGGATGAGGTCCCAGCCCCGGCCATGGCTGTGCTGAGCCCCGAGCGTCGCCGCGCCTCCGACATCGTGCGCCTGCTCGCGCTCTACCGGCCCCTGCTTGACGCCTACATCATT GATTTCTTCgctgaggggctctgggggtgtcTCCCCCCGCTCTGGCAACCCCCCCTGGCCGCTGCCACCCCGCAGCAGCTGGCAAAGCTTTTGGGGGGCTcgggagggctggggggggggccgggggggcctTGGCCCCTCTCCCTCTTGGCTTTTGCCGCTGCCACCCGCGCCCTGGCTTTTCCTCGgcgcccccccggcccccccacCCACCTGCCCCCCCTGCTGCGACGCCACCTCAAGCCCAAAAAGCAGCACGAGGTACAGCGCCTGGCCAAG ctcctgtgGCTACTGGCCAGGGCCACCAGTTGCCACCGCGTGGTGGATGTGGGAGCAGGACAG GGCCACCTCTCGCGCTTCCTGGCGTTCGGGTTGGGGCTCTCGGTGACGGCGCTGGAGGGGGACGCGCGGCTGGCGGGGCTGGCGGCCACCTTCGACCTCCGGCTGCAGCGGGAGCTGAGCAAGGGGGGGGCACCGAGGGGGGGGGCACCGAGGGcgggggg CTCCCAGAGCCCAGGCAGCAAGAGGCgctccccccgcgccccccggcACGTTGTGGGCCGTCTGGATCCCATCTCTCCGGGGGCTGAATTCCTACTgcccccagagccccccgaCCCCTCGGCGGTCGCCCCAAACCCCTTTTGGGGCccggggggggcgcggggggggcagcgggtgctggtggtggggcTGCACGCCTGCGGTGACCTCAGCCCTGCCCTCCTGCGCCACTTTGCCCGCAGTCCTGCCGTGGCCGCTGTGGCCTCGGTGGCTTGTTGCCACATGAAGCTGTCCACTAGCCACCACCAGCCAACAGGTCAACCTTTGGGCTACCCGCTCAGCTCTTGGGTAGCCACCTTACCGGGCCATCAGCTTTCATATCGAGCTCGCGAAGCCGCTTGTCACGCGTTGGAAGAGTATGAAGAACGTTTGGGCAAGGAGAGCGATCGTTTGCGTGTCCATTGTTACCGCGCCGTCCTGGAGAGCCTCATCCGCGCCGCCAAGCCGGGGCTGAAGCATCCGGCGGTACAGACAGTGAAGAAAGCGCACGCGCTCACCTTCGCTCA GTACGCCCGTCTGGGGCTGCCGCGCGTGGGGCTGGACCCAGACACCGTCCCACTGGAGTCAGAGGAGGTGAGGGCCATGttggagcagcagcacaaggtGGTGGCTTTCTTCACGCTGACGCAGCTGCTGGCCCCGCTGGTGGAGACCCTCATCCTGCTGGATCGCCTGCTCTTCCTGCGGGAGCAAG gtTTCCATTCTGCCCTCATTCCCCTTTTCGACCCCCGTTTCTCCCCCCGGAACCTGGCACTGGTGGCTGCGCGGACACCGCTGGACACGGTACTCTCAGGGCTGAAGGACAATAACGAGGAGCCGGGGAGAACGAAAGCCCCTGGAGATGGACAGAACCTCCCACCCCAATAA
- the LOC104062839 gene encoding dnaJ homolog subfamily A member 1 has product MVKETGYYDLLGVRPGASLDEIKRAYRRLALRYHPDKNPSEGERFKQISQAYEVLSDTHKRALYDRGGERAMKEGGLGNRGGGSGGFGSPMDIFDLFFGGGVRMRNRADRRGKTVVHQLSVSLEDLYNGATRKLSLQKNIICRKCGGCGVREGAQRRCPKCHGSGMEVRIHQLGPSMIQQIQTVCSQCQGQGEWIRPRDCCLTCNGRKVVREKKILNVHLDKGMKDGQKITFHEEGDQVPGLEPGDIIIVLDQKEHPIFRRSGDDLIVKREISLADALCGCRQVIRTLDNRTLLISSQPGDVIRPGDLKCVPNEGMPIYRSPFQKGKLIVQFQVKFPEPGWLPTDRLRQLQAFFPPQEEVMATEDTEEVELSDYTAHNGPGRRHYNGEAYHEDDFEDGSRQHVQCQTS; this is encoded by the exons ATGGTGAAGGAGACGGGCTACTACGACCTCCTGGGCGTGCGGCCGGGAGCCAGTCTGGATGAGATCAAACGGGCCTATCGGCGCTTGGCCCTGCGCTACCACCCTGACAAGAACCCCAGTGAGGGCGAACGG TTCAAACAGATCTCCCAAGCCTACGAGGTGCTGTCGGACACCCACAAACGGGCGCTCTACGACCGCGGCGGCGAACGGGCCATGAAGGAAGGCGGCCTGGGGAACCGAGGAGGAGGGAGCGGTGGCTTCGGTTCTCCTATGGATATCTTCGATCTCTTCTTCGGAGGAGGAGTACGGATGCGCAACCGAGCAGACAGACGAG gGAAGACGGTGGTACACCAGCTCTCTGTGTCACTGGAGGACCTCTACAACGGCGCCACACGCAAACTGTCACTGCAGAAGAACATCATCTGTCGGAAATGTGGAG GTTGTGGAGTGCGGGAAGGTGCCCAGAGGAGATGTCCAAAATGCCACGGCTCCGGCATGGAGGTCCGAATCCACCAGCTGGGACCCAGTATGATCCAGCAGATCCAGACAGTTTGTTCCCAGTGCCAGGGCCAAGGCGAGTGGATCCGACCTCGGGATTGCTGCCTCACCTGCAACGGCCGCAAGGTCGTGCGGGAGAAGAAGATACTCAACGTCCACCTGGATAAAG GCATGAAGGATGGACAGAAGATCACCTTCCATGAGGAAGGGGACCAGGTTCCTGGCCTGGAGCCTGGGGACATCATCATTGTCCTGGATCAGAAGGAACACCCTATTTTCCGACGCAGTGGTGATGACCTCATCGTCAAGAGGGAGATCAGCTTGGCAGACGCTCTGTGCGGCTGCCGGCAGGTTATCCGCACCCTGGACAACCGGACTCTGCTCATCTCCTCCCAGCCAG GTGACGTTATCCGACCTGGAGACCTGAAGTGTGTCCCCAACGAGGGGATGCCCATCTACAGGAGCCCCTTCCAGAAGGGAAAACTCATCGTGCAGTTCCAG GTGAAGTTTCCCGAGCCCGGCTGGCTTCCCACCGACCGCCTGCGCCAACTCCAGGCCTTCTTCCCACCCCAGGAGGAGGTGATGGCCACCGAGGACACGGAGGAGGTGGAGCTCAGCGACTACACGGCCCACAACGGCCCAGGTCGGCGACACTACAATGGTGAAGCCTACCATGAAGATGATTTCGAAGACGGTTCCCGCCAGCACGTCCAGTGCCAGACCTCGTAG